Genomic DNA from Leptotrichia wadei:
TTCCCGTACCGAATGCATTGCAAGCATCGGAACTCCCAAATCCACTCCATCTATATCCAGATGTGTCGATGAAATCGGACCAATCGTACTTCCACCAAGTTCATTTGATTCATTTACAAATGGCTGAATTTGTATTTCAGTGCCTTCAATAAGCTGTTTAATTACTGCAATCGAATATCCATCAGAAGTATATTTTTGCTTTGCACTTATTTTTATAGAAATCCCTTCGTTTATTTTCCCACGATTCGTAGGATCTGTTTTGCCTAAATGTGCAGGATGTGCCGCATGTGCCGCATCAGCTGATAAAATATACGAACTTTCTAGCATTTGCAAAAAATCCCCTCGGCTAAGCCCAAGAGCCAGCGAAACTCTTTCAAGCGTATTTAACAAATAATTAGAATCTGCCCCTTGCTTTGTAGCACTTCCTATTTCTTCATTATCAAACGCCACAAAAATATTAATTCTATCCTGATTTTCTTCAGCTTCCAAAAGTCCAATCAGCCCTGTATAAACAGAAGCAAGATTATCAATTTTTGGTGATGACATAAATTCTTCATTTGCCCCCAAAAGACATCCTTTTTCAGTCGCATACAAATACAAGTCAAAATCAATTATATCTTCCTTTTTTATTCCAGTTTTCTCTAAAATAATTCTTTCAAGATAACCTTCCCTTTCAAAATTTTTGTTAATAAGTGAAATCACAGGCAAAACATCATTCTGCTTATCAATCTTTACCCCATTATTTACTTCCCTGTTTTGATGAATTGCCAGATTTGGTATTGTCAGAAGCGGCTCATCTATCTTAATTTTCACAGTTCTTGGAAAA
This window encodes:
- a CDS encoding M18 family aminopeptidase, producing MIHTTRELEEIQKNFIEMEVKSFAREVIEFIDESPSTYHVVKNCSDILDENGFERIMPREKWEIKKGGKYFLKKSSSTIIAFTVGEDFDVKNGFKIFGAHTDSPCFRIKPNPEIITENVVRLNTEVYGGPILSTWFDRPLSIAGRVIVKGENSFFPRTVKIKIDEPLLTIPNLAIHQNREVNNGVKIDKQNDVLPVISLINKNFEREGYLERIILEKTGIKKEDIIDFDLYLYATEKGCLLGANEEFMSSPKIDNLASVYTGLIGLLEAEENQDRINIFVAFDNEEIGSATKQGADSNYLLNTLERVSLALGLSRGDFLQMLESSYILSADAAHAAHPAHLGKTDPTNRGKINEGISIKISAKQKYTSDGYSIAVIKQLIEGTEIQIQPFVNESNELGGSTIGPISSTHLDIDGVDLGVPMLAMHSVRELCGIFDVFYLKELAKEFFSKR